GTAAAACCATTATTCGATCCTATCAGAGAAGCTTCTGATGCATTGGAAATGATGGTAGACGATGAGCTTTGGCCGATGACAAAATACAGAGAAATGTTGTTTACAAAATAACGTCCTGTAAAGTTCCATATTAGTTTAAATTCCCCGTTTTCCGGGGAATTTTTTATTTAACCTAAAATACTAATAGACAAAGACTTCTATAACTTCAAATTTGATACAGAATTTAATTCTACTTTTGCTCTCATTATGAAAATCCTGATCATAGAAGACAACCATGAGCTTGCCCAAAGTATGAAATATTACCTTGAAGGTGAAAGCTATATCTGCGAATGTGCCTGCCATTACAATGAAGCTCTGGAAAGACTCAGCTTCAATTCGTATGACTGCATTCTGTTGGATATTATGCTGCCTGACGGAAACGGATTAAACATTTTAAATTATATTAAAACCGAAAAAATCAACAGCGGAATACTTATTATTTCTGCTAAAAACGCATTGGATGATAAAATTAACGGGCTGGAAAAAGGCGCTGACGATTATATTACCAAACCCTTCCATTTACCGGAATTACATGCCAGATTAAGAGCCGTATACCGCAGGAAAAAAATGGACGGTTACAGCGAAGTGAAATTCAATGAAATAGCATTAAATACAGACACTTATGAAGTCGCTGTTCATACAAAAAGACTGGAAGTCACCCAAAAAGAATTTGAATTGCTGCTGTATTTTCTCGTGAACAAAAACCGCGTCTTATCAAAGCAGTCTATTGCTAATCATCTTTGGGGCGATTATACGGATAATTTGGCTAATTTTGACTTTGTTTATCAGCACGTTAAAAACCTTAGAAAAAAGATCGGGGCTGCCCGCGGCAACGATTATATTGAAACCATCTACGGATTGGGTTACAAGTTTAATGCTCTAAAACATAGTGGTGCATGAATTTATTGAATAAAATATCTGTCTGGTTTATTGCCATTATATTACTCGTTACCCCCATAAGCATGTACATTTCGTACACCAGTATAAAAAAACGTCTGGACAATGTTGAAATAGAAAGACTGAAACACGTTAACATCTACGTGATTAATCAAATAAAAAAGGGAGAAG
The nucleotide sequence above comes from Chryseobacterium sp. 7. Encoded proteins:
- a CDS encoding response regulator transcription factor, with protein sequence MKILIIEDNHELAQSMKYYLEGESYICECACHYNEALERLSFNSYDCILLDIMLPDGNGLNILNYIKTEKINSGILIISAKNALDDKINGLEKGADDYITKPFHLPELHARLRAVYRRKKMDGYSEVKFNEIALNTDTYEVAVHTKRLEVTQKEFELLLYFLVNKNRVLSKQSIANHLWGDYTDNLANFDFVYQHVKNLRKKIGAARGNDYIETIYGLGYKFNALKHSGA